In Galactobacillus timonensis, the genomic window TTGTGATCGATCCTTCCCATGCGACGGGCGACTGGAAGCTGGTCAAGCCGGTATCGCTGGCGGCGATTGCGGCAGGTGCCGACGGTCTGATCATTGAGTGCCACAATCATCCGGAATGTGCGCTTTCCGACGGTATGCAGTCGCTGAAGCCGAATCATTTCGGCGATCTGGTGCGTGAAGGAAGAGCGGTAGCCCGCGCCATCGGAAGGGATCTGTGAGATGGATGTAAAGGTGTCGGGACGTCCCCGTGCCCGGGCCATCGTTACTGTCCCTGCCAGCAAGTCAATCTCACACCGTGCCTTGATTGCGGCGTCACTTGCCGAAGGAACTTCAACGATCCGGCGGCTGGTTGATAATGCGGATACGCAGGCAACGATCCGGTGTCTGCGCCATCTGGGAGCGGATGTTGAAAACGCCGGTGACACGATCCTCGTTTATGGGAAGGGAATCAGCTATGATGGCGAAGTTCTTGACTGCTCAGAGTCGGGATCGACGCTTCGCTTTCTGATTCCGATTGCGGTGGTGCAGCAGCGTCCGGTTGTCTTTACGGGACATGGCCGGCTGATGCACAGGCCGCTTGATGTATATGCGGATCTCTTTGCAAGGGAGAATCTTCCGTTTGCCCAGGCTGGTGAATATCTGCGGGTGCAGGGGCCGCTTTCTGCTGGAACCTTTGATATTGATGGCTCCATCAGTTCGCAGTTTATTACGGGGCTGCTGTTTGCGCTGCCGTTACTGTCAGGTGATTCTTTGATCCGGATCCGCCCTCCGTATGAGTCACGCTCCTATGTGGGACTGACGGAGCAGGTCCTTGTCAGATCCGGCCTGGAGATTCAGGATGATGGACTCACGATTTTCATCAAAGGCAGTCAGCACTACCAGCCGATCAACGTGAGCGTGGAAGGCGATGCGTCGCAGGCCGCCTTTTTCGGTGTCCTTGCCGGCATCACGGATACTTCCATCACGCTGCAGGGCCTGAACCCTGCAAGCAGACAGGGAGACATGGCATTTGTGTCAGCCCTGGAGCGTGCCGGTGTCATTGTCGAAACGAGTGCTTCAGGTGATGGCTTTGGCATTTCGGGTGCAGGAAAATTGCATTCCGGAACGATCGATCTTGCGGACTGTCCGGACCTTGGGCCGGTGCTGTTTGCGCTGGCGTCGCAGTGTGAAGGAACGACGGTATTTACCAATGCCGGAAGGCTGCGCGTTAAGGAAAGCGATCGCATTGCGTGCATGGAAGAAGAAATGGGTAAGATGGGCTGCGATATTTCATCGACCCGGGATACCGTAACGGTACGCGGCAGGACGGCGGTCCGTGGTAATGTGGAAGTAGACGGGCATAATGATCATCGCATTGTGATGGCGCTTGCGGTACTAGCCGGATGTGCGGATGGTCCTGTGACGATTCACGGGGCCGAAGCCATCAACAAGAGCTATCCCGGTTTCTTCGATGATCTGAGGCTGACAGGCATGGAGGTTCAATGATGCTGGATACGGACACAAGGATTGCGGTCGTTGGTCTTGGTGTACTTGGCGGCAGCTATGTGCAGGCGCTGCACTCTGCGGGCTTTTACCATGTGATCGGCATTGATATTGATGCGTCGACGATCGAAAAGGCGAAGGAGCGCCACTGGATTGAAGAGGGCGGGAATGATCCTTCGCTTGTAAAGGATGCGGACCTGGTGATCTTTGCGCTGTATCCTCATACACTGATCCACTGGCTTGAGGAGAATGGGCACTGGATTCATTGCGGGGCACTGGTCAGCGATGTGACCGGTGTGAAGCGGCAGATCATTGCGCAGGTCAATGCCCTTCTTCCGGACGGTGTGGAGTTTATCGCCTGCCATCCGATGGCGGGACGTGAGAGCCGCGGCATTGATTATGCGGACGCATCGCGCTTTGAAGGAGCCAATTTCATCATTGTGCCGACGGCTGAGAATACAAGAGCAGCCATTGATACGGCGCATTCGCTGGCCGAAGCACTCGGCTTTACGCGCATCAGCGTACTGTCTCCGGAAGATCATGACCGGATGGTCGGCTTTCTGTCGCAGCTTACGCATGTGATTGCGATTTCGCTGATGAATGCAAGCGACAATACGCACCTTGCGCAGTATACGGGTGACTCGTTCCGCGATCTGACGCGGATTGCGAATATCAATGAGGATCTTTGGCCGGAGCTCTTCGTCATGAACAAGGACAATCTTCTGCGGGAGATTGATGAGTTCGATGCGGAAATGAAGCGGTTCCGCAGCCTTCTGAAACAGGATGACTATGCGGGCATGAAGGAAAAGATGCGGACGGCGACAGAGCGTCGGCGGCTGTTTGACAAGCCGAAGAAGGAAGTGAAGGCGGCAGATATGAAGCGGATTATGTTCATTAACGGGGCAAATCTCAACCTGCTCGGCATCCGTGAGAAAAACCTGTATGGAAGCGAGTCCTATGAGGATCTGATTCATCTGATTGAGACGGAAGCGAAAAAGCGGCAGGTGGCGGCGGATTGCCGGCAGTCGAATCATGAAGGGGATCTGGTGGACTGGATTCAGGAAGCCTATTTCAAGCACTATGACGGGGTTGTGATCAATCCCGGTGCCTATACGCATACCAGCCTGGCTTTGGGGGATGCAGTTCATGGGGTCGCGCCGCTGCCTGTCGTAGAGGTGCATATTACGGATATTGATGAGCGTGAAGCGTATCGTCACATTTCCTATGAGGCGCCCTACTGTCTGGCACAGATCAAGGGCCATGGCTTTGCGGGCTATATTGAGGCGATGGATCTGATCCTGAAGCAGCCTGAAAAAGCGGGAGAGTAAAAAAACAGGCGGCGGCATGTTACAATACTCGCGCTATGAAAAAGAAAGAAATATGGATTCTGGTCCTTGTGGCGGTTGGTGCGCTGGTTGGTCTGCTGGTGCTGAATCATGTGAATACGCTGTATACCGGTTCTTCGACCAGCGGCGATTTCAAGTCGGAAAGCGGTGTGACGGTGGCTGTTCAGCATGCCAGTGACATTGTGCTGGAGTTCGATCCGGCGGTTGATGCGATCTATACGGTGGATGGTGATTATGGCGGACTGCAGATCGAGGTGAAGGACAACCAGTGGCGGGTCATCAATGAAAAGTGCCCGAACCACATCTGCGCTTCGATGGGCTGGGCAAACAAGGACAGCCTGATTCCGATCACGTGTCTGCCGAACAATATTATGATTTTTGTGGAGTCATCGAACGATGCGAATTGAACGGACGCGG contains:
- the aroA gene encoding 3-phosphoshikimate 1-carboxyvinyltransferase encodes the protein MDVKVSGRPRARAIVTVPASKSISHRALIAASLAEGTSTIRRLVDNADTQATIRCLRHLGADVENAGDTILVYGKGISYDGEVLDCSESGSTLRFLIPIAVVQQRPVVFTGHGRLMHRPLDVYADLFARENLPFAQAGEYLRVQGPLSAGTFDIDGSISSQFITGLLFALPLLSGDSLIRIRPPYESRSYVGLTEQVLVRSGLEIQDDGLTIFIKGSQHYQPINVSVEGDASQAAFFGVLAGITDTSITLQGLNPASRQGDMAFVSALERAGVIVETSASGDGFGISGAGKLHSGTIDLADCPDLGPVLFALASQCEGTTVFTNAGRLRVKESDRIACMEEEMGKMGCDISSTRDTVTVRGRTAVRGNVEVDGHNDHRIVMALAVLAGCADGPVTIHGAEAINKSYPGFFDDLRLTGMEVQ
- a CDS encoding type II 3-dehydroquinate dehydratase; translation: MMLDTDTRIAVVGLGVLGGSYVQALHSAGFYHVIGIDIDASTIEKAKERHWIEEGGNDPSLVKDADLVIFALYPHTLIHWLEENGHWIHCGALVSDVTGVKRQIIAQVNALLPDGVEFIACHPMAGRESRGIDYADASRFEGANFIIVPTAENTRAAIDTAHSLAEALGFTRISVLSPEDHDRMVGFLSQLTHVIAISLMNASDNTHLAQYTGDSFRDLTRIANINEDLWPELFVMNKDNLLREIDEFDAEMKRFRSLLKQDDYAGMKEKMRTATERRRLFDKPKKEVKAADMKRIMFINGANLNLLGIREKNLYGSESYEDLIHLIETEAKKRQVAADCRQSNHEGDLVDWIQEAYFKHYDGVVINPGAYTHTSLALGDAVHGVAPLPVVEVHITDIDEREAYRHISYEAPYCLAQIKGHGFAGYIEAMDLILKQPEKAGE
- a CDS encoding NusG domain II-containing protein, with the protein product MKKKEIWILVLVAVGALVGLLVLNHVNTLYTGSSTSGDFKSESGVTVAVQHASDIVLEFDPAVDAIYTVDGDYGGLQIEVKDNQWRVINEKCPNHICASMGWANKDSLIPITCLPNNIMIFVESSNDAN